One part of the Sporocytophaga myxococcoides DSM 11118 genome encodes these proteins:
- the murC gene encoding UDP-N-acetylmuramate--L-alanine ligase, translating into MEKFSNVYFIGIGGIGMSALARWFRGSGYHVAGYDRTRTPLTEQLEAEGMLIHYEDDVKLIPLDFIDDALIVYTPAIPADHKELNYFKAQGRQLWKRSEILGKITEKVFTVAIAGTHGKTTTSSMVAHILKYAGKNVFAFVGGITQNYKSNLLVGDKNAGEQVMVVEADEYDRSFLRLSPAIAVITAMDPDHLDIYKDEADFVDTFNQFAGQVKSNGVVFAQGSCPVRKIDKSRTLNSYGEAGSDFSPFNKRIENGYYIYDLKTPAGIITNIALGVPGDHNVQNSVAAFAVGLQLGISAETIKGALKEFKGVKRRFDYIYRSEKITYIDDYAHHPTEIKAFLSAVKEIYKDKKVTAIFQPHLFSRTRDFMDGFAESLSIPDALILLEIYPARELPIPGITSSVLLDKINLTEKKVVAKSDLMKTLESTDTDILVTIGAGDIDQFIEPIKNLLEKEAGH; encoded by the coding sequence TTGGAAAAGTTTAGCAACGTCTACTTTATTGGTATAGGCGGTATTGGTATGAGTGCATTGGCAAGATGGTTTCGTGGAAGCGGATACCACGTAGCTGGGTATGATCGTACCAGAACTCCTCTTACCGAACAGCTTGAAGCTGAAGGAATGCTCATTCACTATGAGGATGACGTTAAACTTATCCCTCTGGACTTTATAGATGATGCACTCATCGTTTACACACCTGCAATTCCTGCTGACCATAAAGAGCTTAATTATTTCAAAGCTCAGGGAAGACAATTGTGGAAGAGATCTGAGATTCTCGGAAAAATAACTGAAAAGGTATTTACTGTTGCAATTGCCGGCACGCATGGCAAGACAACCACTTCTTCAATGGTTGCCCACATACTTAAATATGCAGGCAAAAATGTATTTGCATTTGTAGGTGGAATCACTCAGAATTATAAATCAAATCTTCTGGTTGGAGACAAGAATGCTGGTGAGCAGGTAATGGTAGTTGAAGCGGATGAGTATGACAGATCTTTTTTAAGGTTAAGTCCGGCTATTGCAGTCATCACAGCAATGGATCCTGATCATCTTGATATTTATAAGGACGAAGCAGATTTTGTCGATACATTTAATCAGTTTGCGGGCCAAGTGAAGAGCAATGGTGTTGTTTTTGCTCAAGGTAGTTGTCCTGTAAGAAAAATTGATAAAAGCAGAACTTTAAATTCTTACGGAGAAGCTGGTTCTGATTTTTCTCCTTTCAATAAAAGAATTGAAAACGGATATTATATCTATGATCTTAAAACACCTGCAGGAATTATAACCAATATTGCTTTAGGTGTTCCTGGTGATCATAATGTTCAAAATTCCGTTGCAGCTTTCGCAGTTGGCCTTCAGTTAGGAATATCAGCCGAAACAATTAAAGGTGCATTAAAGGAGTTTAAAGGAGTAAAGCGCCGTTTCGATTATATATATAGATCTGAAAAGATAACGTACATAGATGACTATGCACATCATCCAACAGAAATCAAAGCATTTCTCAGTGCTGTGAAGGAGATTTATAAAGATAAAAAGGTAACTGCAATTTTTCAGCCTCATCTTTTTTCTAGGACGAGAGATTTTATGGATGGATTTGCAGAAAGTTTGTCAATACCTGATGCGTTAATTCTTCTTGAAATATATCCTGCAAGAGAGTTGCCGATACCGGGAATAACTTCTTCCGTTTTACTTGACAAAATAAATCTGACAGAGAAAAAGGTAGTTGCAAAGTCAGATCTGATGAAAACTCTTGAGTCAACAGATACTGATATACTTGTTACTATCGGAGCAGGAGATATAGATCAGTTTATAGAACCAATAAAAAACTTACTTGAAAAAGAAGCCGGTCATTAA
- a CDS encoding four helix bundle protein, with protein sequence MRTIGAKKQDQLVEKTFKLSLSIIELYIELIRNNEFEISEKLLRSTTNIRGNVEGSLAALDNQDYMAKIAVATKEAVEARYWLKLIQMKHTITWSGDLCVDQLNEIISILAYMTQKGTKSNLKLDIHNLN encoded by the coding sequence ATGAGAACGATTGGGGCAAAAAAACAGGATCAATTGGTTGAAAAAACATTTAAGCTTTCTCTTAGCATTATCGAGCTTTATATAGAGCTTATCAGAAATAATGAATTTGAGATTTCAGAAAAACTGCTTAGAAGTACAACCAATATCAGAGGCAATGTAGAGGGATCCCTGGCTGCTCTGGACAATCAGGATTACATGGCAAAAATAGCCGTGGCAACTAAAGAAGCAGTGGAAGCAAGATACTGGCTGAAGCTTATTCAGATGAAACACACAATCACCTGGTCCGGAGATCTGTGTGTAGACCAGCTAAATGAGATCATTAGCATTCTTGCATATATGACACAAAAAGGTACTAAGAGTAATTTAAAACTGGACATTCATAACCTTAACTAA
- a CDS encoding FtsW/RodA/SpoVE family cell cycle protein — MVKAWLQKNLKGDPVIWGIILCFSFISILVVYSAIGSLAYKMMKGDTEHYLFKHSFLVFMSLACMWVAHKIDYKYYSKLSKLGLWLSIPLLVFAYFKGGDINGASRWFIIPVINQSFQPSDFAKLALIANLASMLAKRQANIDDFKESFIPIVLWSGLICGLIALSNLSTAVLLFSTCLLLMFIGRVPFKFLAMLVLVGGVCGTIALKLGQRLETAISRLEFFFVSKEIPFQAEQSYKAIATGMIFGKGPGQSVQGDFLPHSYSDFIYSIIIEEYGFVGAFLVLFLYLALLYRAMLTVSNSERAYGGLLSAGLAFSLVIQAMINMGVAVGLGPITGQPLPLLSMGGTSLLFTGISLGIILSVSRGDISETNFESKNALKKQTV; from the coding sequence ATGGTAAAAGCCTGGTTACAAAAGAACTTAAAAGGAGATCCTGTGATCTGGGGGATAATACTGTGCTTCTCATTTATAAGTATCCTCGTGGTATATAGTGCTATAGGTAGTTTGGCTTATAAAATGATGAAAGGTGATACAGAACATTATTTATTTAAGCATTCATTTTTAGTATTTATGAGTCTTGCCTGTATGTGGGTTGCTCATAAAATTGATTATAAGTATTATTCGAAATTAAGCAAGCTGGGTCTTTGGTTAAGCATTCCTTTACTTGTATTTGCTTATTTCAAAGGTGGTGATATCAATGGTGCAAGCAGGTGGTTTATTATTCCTGTTATTAACCAGTCATTCCAGCCTTCAGACTTTGCTAAACTTGCGTTAATTGCCAATTTGGCAAGTATGCTTGCAAAGAGACAGGCTAATATTGATGATTTCAAGGAGTCATTTATACCAATAGTTTTGTGGAGCGGGTTAATATGTGGGTTGATAGCTTTGTCTAATTTGTCAACTGCAGTTCTTTTGTTCAGCACTTGTCTTTTATTGATGTTCATAGGAAGAGTTCCGTTTAAGTTCCTAGCGATGCTAGTTTTGGTAGGAGGTGTTTGTGGTACCATTGCGTTGAAGTTGGGGCAAAGGTTAGAAACAGCAATTAGTAGGTTAGAATTTTTCTTTGTTTCAAAAGAAATTCCTTTTCAGGCAGAACAGTCTTATAAGGCAATAGCTACCGGGATGATCTTTGGAAAAGGCCCGGGACAAAGTGTTCAGGGAGATTTTCTTCCTCATAGTTATTCTGACTTTATCTATTCTATTATAATAGAGGAGTATGGATTTGTAGGAGCATTTTTAGTGCTGTTTTTATATTTAGCATTATTATATAGAGCAATGCTTACTGTTTCAAACAGTGAAAGAGCTTACGGTGGCTTGCTTTCAGCAGGTCTTGCATTTAGTCTGGTTATACAGGCTATGATCAATATGGGTGTAGCAGTTGGCTTAGGACCTATTACTGGTCAGCCATTACCGTTATTGAGTATGGGGGGGACCTCATTATTATTTACAGGAATTTCGCTGGGAATTATATTAAGTGTAAGCAGAGGAGATATTTCAGAAACTAACTTTGAATCAAAAAATGCCCTCAAAAAACAAACCGTATAG
- the murG gene encoding undecaprenyldiphospho-muramoylpentapeptide beta-N-acetylglucosaminyltransferase — protein MPSKNKPYRVIISGGGTGGHIYPAIAIANALKAIDSSTEILFVGAKDRMEMEKVPAAGYKIEGLWISGIQRRLTVDNLLFPVKIISSIWNAGKIISEFKPDIAIGVGGYASWPLLFAANWKKIPTMIQEQNSYAGVTNKLLAKSASKICVAYERMERYFPGDKLELTGNPVRKDILDFESKKQEAFSYFNLQEGKPVILVIGGSLGARTLNNSILAKIDELKVSGVQVIWQTGKFYFQKMKEEAGQKNNPDVKVLEFISRMDLAYAAADIVISRAGALSISELCLVGKPAVLVPSPNVAEDHQTKNAMALVEKNAAVMVKDIEASEKMVPAALDLLKDLNKQKELSQNIRTLGKPDAAVNIAKEVIRIIEAKS, from the coding sequence ATGCCCTCAAAAAACAAACCGTATAGAGTAATCATTAGCGGAGGTGGCACTGGTGGCCATATCTATCCTGCTATAGCTATTGCGAATGCACTGAAAGCGATCGACAGCTCTACCGAAATTCTATTTGTGGGAGCAAAAGACAGGATGGAGATGGAGAAAGTTCCTGCTGCAGGTTATAAGATAGAAGGTTTGTGGATCAGCGGAATTCAGAGAAGATTAACAGTAGATAATTTATTGTTTCCTGTAAAGATCATTTCAAGTATCTGGAATGCAGGAAAAATTATAAGTGAATTTAAACCTGATATTGCAATAGGAGTGGGTGGCTATGCAAGCTGGCCTTTGTTATTTGCTGCTAACTGGAAAAAAATCCCTACAATGATCCAGGAGCAGAATTCTTATGCAGGTGTTACCAATAAATTGCTGGCAAAAAGTGCAAGCAAGATATGTGTAGCGTATGAAAGAATGGAAAGATACTTTCCTGGTGACAAGCTGGAGCTTACAGGCAATCCGGTAAGAAAGGATATTCTTGATTTTGAAAGTAAAAAACAGGAAGCCTTTTCATATTTCAATCTTCAGGAGGGGAAACCTGTAATATTAGTAATAGGTGGAAGTCTTGGAGCCAGAACCTTGAATAACAGCATACTTGCAAAGATAGATGAGTTAAAAGTAAGTGGAGTTCAGGTTATCTGGCAAACGGGAAAGTTCTACTTTCAGAAAATGAAAGAGGAAGCAGGACAGAAAAATAATCCGGATGTGAAAGTGCTTGAGTTTATCAGCAGAATGGATTTGGCTTATGCGGCTGCAGATATCGTGATCTCAAGAGCTGGAGCGCTCTCTATTTCTGAACTTTGCCTTGTGGGTAAACCAGCAGTGCTGGTTCCTTCGCCAAATGTTGCAGAAGATCATCAGACCAAAAATGCAATGGCTCTGGTAGAAAAGAATGCAGCAGTTATGGTGAAAGACATTGAAGCTTCTGAAAAAATGGTACCTGCTGCATTGGATTTACTGAAAGATCTCAACAAACAAAAGGAGCTTTCGCAGAATATCAGAACACTTGGAAAGCCTGATGCTGCCGTGAATATAGCAAAAGAGGTGATCAGGATAATTGAAGCGAAAAGCTGA
- a CDS encoding penicillin-binding protein, whose amino-acid sequence MNIKRSIVLRVRVAFLVILLFSFAIIGKILYIQFVDGDKWRKLAVENLVQFRKVKATRGNIYSDNGSLLATSLPFYKVAIDPRIADDKVFKNGIDSLSRFLSAFFKDKSSLEYKRKIQDARASHKQYLVINRKMINFQAKKEMANWPIFREGRSKGGVIFEKVDKRFRPFSYLAMRTVGFINEDNKGAGLEYSFHRDLGGTDGEALFMKIAGGVWKPMHDESEVRPKQGIDIQTTININMQDVAESSLLRHLTAHDADYGCVVLMEVATGEIKAIANLGKQAPGVYAENYNYAVGNQGLTDPGSTFKLASVIALFEDSNIELEDSVETGTGTFEFYDRLMTDSKPEGYGTITFQEAFEKSSNIGISRKVNEHFGLNPQKYIDYIHSLGLADPIGFQMHGEAKPFIKKPTDRSWSGISLPWMSIGYELKISPLQTLMLYNAVANNGKMIKPIIVKETKLADKTLQAYETEVVREKICSDNTLAKVKKMLEGVVERGTANNINNTIYKIAGKTGTAQKIKNGQYIKDYYCSFAGYFPADKPKYSCIVVIDSPKGYKKYGSDVAAPVFKEVADKIYATDLDLHQPIARSKVSPEIGVFPVIKGGYHEDLNYLCNELGISNHSFKEADEWVMAKAVNNAVMWQQKELVQGAVPDGMGLTLRDAYYVFENAGLRVRHVGHGRVTRQSMPPGARIVKGSTIYIELE is encoded by the coding sequence GTGAATATTAAAAGATCCATAGTATTGAGAGTAAGAGTGGCATTTCTTGTCATTCTGTTATTCTCATTCGCTATCATCGGAAAAATTTTATATATCCAGTTTGTTGACGGGGATAAGTGGAGAAAGCTTGCCGTCGAAAATCTAGTGCAATTCAGAAAAGTAAAAGCAACAAGAGGAAATATCTATTCAGATAACGGGAGCTTGCTTGCTACTTCATTGCCTTTTTATAAAGTCGCCATAGATCCAAGGATTGCGGATGATAAAGTATTCAAAAATGGAATAGATTCTCTTTCAAGATTTCTTTCTGCTTTTTTCAAGGATAAGTCAAGTCTGGAATACAAAAGAAAAATTCAGGATGCCAGAGCGAGTCATAAGCAATATCTGGTTATAAACAGAAAGATGATCAATTTCCAGGCAAAAAAAGAAATGGCTAATTGGCCTATTTTCAGGGAAGGGAGATCAAAAGGTGGGGTAATATTTGAAAAGGTAGATAAAAGATTCAGACCCTTTTCTTACCTGGCTATGAGAACTGTTGGTTTTATCAATGAAGACAATAAGGGAGCTGGTCTGGAATATTCATTCCATAGGGATCTTGGAGGAACTGACGGAGAGGCGTTGTTTATGAAAATTGCCGGTGGAGTGTGGAAACCAATGCACGATGAATCCGAAGTCAGACCTAAGCAAGGGATAGATATTCAGACTACAATCAATATCAACATGCAGGATGTTGCCGAGTCTTCTTTATTGAGACACCTTACTGCACACGATGCTGATTATGGCTGTGTGGTATTGATGGAAGTGGCAACCGGTGAAATCAAAGCTATCGCTAATTTGGGGAAACAAGCACCTGGTGTTTATGCAGAGAATTATAATTATGCAGTTGGAAACCAAGGGTTGACTGATCCAGGGTCAACATTCAAATTAGCTTCTGTAATTGCTTTGTTTGAGGACTCCAATATTGAGTTGGAAGACAGTGTCGAAACAGGAACCGGTACTTTCGAGTTCTACGATAGGTTGATGACCGATTCAAAACCTGAAGGTTATGGAACAATAACTTTTCAGGAGGCTTTTGAAAAATCTTCAAACATAGGGATAAGCAGAAAGGTGAACGAACATTTCGGTCTTAATCCTCAAAAGTACATTGATTATATCCATTCATTAGGATTAGCAGATCCAATAGGATTTCAAATGCATGGAGAAGCTAAACCTTTTATTAAAAAGCCAACAGACAGAAGTTGGAGCGGAATTTCCCTTCCATGGATGTCAATAGGATATGAATTAAAAATATCTCCATTGCAAACGCTTATGTTGTATAATGCGGTAGCAAACAATGGTAAGATGATAAAGCCGATAATTGTTAAAGAAACAAAATTGGCGGACAAGACTTTGCAGGCTTATGAGACTGAAGTTGTAAGGGAAAAAATATGTTCGGATAACACACTCGCTAAAGTTAAAAAAATGCTGGAGGGAGTGGTTGAAAGAGGAACTGCAAATAATATCAACAATACAATCTATAAGATTGCCGGAAAGACCGGTACTGCTCAGAAAATTAAGAATGGTCAATATATAAAGGATTATTATTGCTCTTTTGCCGGATATTTCCCAGCAGATAAACCTAAATACAGTTGCATTGTTGTTATCGATAGTCCTAAGGGATATAAAAAATACGGAAGCGACGTTGCCGCTCCTGTTTTTAAGGAAGTAGCAGATAAAATTTATGCTACTGATCTTGATTTACACCAACCTATTGCAAGGAGTAAAGTAAGTCCGGAGATTGGAGTTTTCCCTGTTATCAAGGGTGGTTATCATGAAGATCTGAATTACTTGTGCAACGAGTTAGGAATTTCCAACCACTCTTTCAAAGAAGCTGATGAGTGGGTTATGGCTAAAGCTGTAAACAATGCTGTGATGTGGCAGCAGAAGGAATTGGTGCAAGGAGCTGTTCCGGACGGGATGGGCCTAACGTTGAGAGATGCATATTATGTTTTTGAAAATGCCGGATTGAGGGTTAGACATGTAGGGCATGGAAGGGTGACCAGACAATCAATGCCCCCGGGAGCCAGAATTGTTAAAGGTAGTACCATTTATATCGAACTTGAATAA
- a CDS encoding UDP-N-acetylmuramoyl-L-alanyl-D-glutamate--2,6-diaminopimelate ligase, producing the protein MAILKDILYKVSLVSVSGITDTEIGYITMDSRTVKEKTLFVAVKGTQADGHQFIDIAIDKGASAIICEEMPSLLRDGITYIVVKDSSEALGIVSSNFFGNPSSKLSLVGVTGTNGKTTTVTLLHKLFRSLGYNAGLLSTVENKINDEVIPSTHTTPDAVTLNQLLHKMVETGCTHCFMEVSSHSVVQHRISGLTFAGGAFTNITHDHLDYHKTFEEYIKAKKMFFDNLPSTAFALVNADDKRGMVMMQNTKAKKQTYGLKTMADFKGKLISNTFHGIELEIDRKDVWFKLIGSFNAYNLLGIYGIAVLLGEDSEEVLKELSSLESAKGRFEQIVSREKITAIVDYAHTPDALKNVLETIQDLRQGNEQIITVVGCGGNRDAAKRPVMADIACKLSDKVILTSDNPRNEDPMDIIAQMQKGVSLTDQKKTMVIPDRKEAIKTAIILAGGNDILLVAGKGHENYQEIKGVKHPFDDKETVKELFQLLGK; encoded by the coding sequence ATGGCTATTTTAAAAGACATACTCTACAAGGTATCACTTGTCTCTGTTTCCGGAATTACGGATACTGAGATTGGTTATATAACCATGGATTCCCGCACGGTAAAAGAGAAAACTCTCTTTGTTGCTGTAAAAGGTACTCAGGCAGATGGTCATCAGTTCATTGATATAGCAATTGACAAAGGAGCAAGTGCTATCATATGTGAAGAGATGCCTTCCCTTTTGCGCGATGGAATTACCTATATAGTGGTGAAGGACAGCAGTGAAGCTCTTGGGATCGTTTCATCGAATTTCTTTGGAAATCCATCTTCTAAATTGAGTCTTGTAGGTGTTACTGGAACAAATGGTAAAACTACTACAGTTACACTTCTGCATAAACTGTTCAGAAGTCTTGGGTACAATGCAGGTCTGCTTTCTACAGTTGAAAATAAAATCAACGATGAGGTAATACCCAGTACACATACAACTCCTGATGCAGTGACACTAAATCAATTGCTGCATAAGATGGTGGAAACCGGATGTACACATTGCTTTATGGAAGTAAGTTCGCATTCTGTTGTTCAGCATCGTATCTCGGGACTTACATTTGCAGGAGGCGCATTTACTAATATTACGCATGATCACCTTGATTATCACAAGACATTTGAAGAGTATATAAAAGCTAAAAAAATGTTTTTTGATAACCTTCCTTCGACAGCATTTGCATTGGTTAATGCTGATGACAAAAGAGGGATGGTGATGATGCAGAATACAAAAGCCAAAAAGCAAACCTATGGTCTTAAAACCATGGCGGATTTCAAAGGAAAGCTTATTTCCAATACCTTTCATGGAATTGAGCTGGAGATAGATCGCAAAGATGTCTGGTTTAAGCTGATCGGTAGCTTCAACGCATATAACCTTCTTGGAATATATGGCATTGCTGTATTGTTGGGGGAAGACAGTGAAGAAGTATTGAAGGAGCTATCAAGTCTTGAATCTGCTAAAGGTCGTTTTGAACAGATCGTATCCAGAGAAAAAATAACAGCTATAGTTGACTATGCGCACACGCCAGATGCGTTAAAAAATGTATTGGAAACAATTCAGGATTTGAGACAAGGTAATGAGCAGATCATTACTGTTGTTGGTTGTGGAGGAAACAGAGATGCGGCAAAAAGACCTGTAATGGCTGATATTGCATGTAAACTTAGTGATAAGGTTATTCTTACTTCAGATAATCCGAGAAATGAAGATCCGATGGACATTATTGCTCAAATGCAAAAAGGAGTAAGCCTGACAGATCAGAAAAAAACGATGGTAATCCCAGACAGGAAAGAAGCTATTAAGACCGCTATAATTCTCGCAGGAGGAAATGACATTCTTCTGGTAGCAGGAAAAGGTCATGAAAATTACCAGGAAATTAAAGGAGTAAAGCATCCTTTTGATGATAAAGAAACAGTAAAGGAATTATTTCAACTACTAGGAAAATAA
- the murD gene encoding UDP-N-acetylmuramoyl-L-alanine--D-glutamate ligase gives MAKNLVILGAGESGTGAALLGKSKGFTVFVSDKGLMADKYKSILAGEGIEFEEGKHDEARILNADLIIKSPGIPEKNDLIKAIRKKGIKVISEIEFASYYTNAKFIAITGSNGKTTTTLLTYHLLKRLGVNTGLAGNIGDSLAKQVIDDKFEYYVLELSSFQLDDMFEFKAHVSILLNITPDHLDRYEYKFENYVNSKFRILQNQTSSDYFITFTDDPVISEQLKTRELNPQLLSVSLSEKESEGACQSGADLKFSFNKNDFTLPVNKLPLKGKHNMVNIMAAALAAKAIGLDEDKFVEAMSDFKNASHRLEDAGEINGVKFVNDSKATNVDSVFYALDSFTEPLIWIAGGLDKGNEYGQIEQLVKDKVKALVCMGKDNSKLVEFFSGKIQKLEDTDNVKDAVQKAFALANKGDVVLLSPACASFDLFKNYEDRGEKFKAQVLELKKEVIKN, from the coding sequence ATGGCAAAAAATCTCGTCATACTAGGAGCCGGTGAAAGCGGTACAGGAGCAGCACTTTTGGGGAAATCCAAAGGGTTTACAGTTTTTGTATCGGACAAAGGATTGATGGCGGATAAATATAAATCTATTCTGGCTGGTGAAGGAATTGAGTTTGAAGAAGGAAAACATGATGAAGCCAGAATTCTGAATGCTGATTTGATTATAAAAAGTCCTGGTATTCCTGAAAAGAATGATCTGATCAAAGCTATAAGGAAAAAGGGTATTAAAGTCATTTCTGAAATTGAATTTGCATCTTATTATACAAATGCCAAATTCATTGCTATTACAGGAAGCAATGGAAAAACGACCACAACGCTTCTGACTTATCACCTGCTTAAAAGACTTGGTGTAAATACAGGTCTGGCTGGCAATATCGGCGATAGTCTTGCAAAGCAAGTGATTGATGATAAGTTCGAGTACTATGTACTTGAATTAAGTAGTTTTCAGTTGGATGACATGTTTGAATTTAAAGCACATGTTTCAATACTTCTGAATATTACTCCTGATCATCTGGACAGATATGAGTATAAGTTTGAAAATTATGTAAACTCCAAATTTAGGATTTTACAGAATCAAACAAGCTCCGATTATTTTATCACTTTCACTGATGACCCTGTTATTTCAGAACAGTTAAAGACAAGAGAATTAAATCCTCAGTTGCTTTCTGTATCTCTTTCCGAAAAGGAAAGCGAAGGAGCATGTCAGTCTGGGGCGGATCTTAAGTTCTCTTTTAATAAGAATGACTTTACTTTGCCAGTGAACAAGCTACCATTAAAAGGTAAGCATAATATGGTCAATATAATGGCTGCTGCGCTTGCTGCAAAGGCCATAGGTCTTGATGAGGATAAGTTTGTTGAGGCAATGTCTGATTTCAAAAATGCGTCACATCGTCTGGAAGATGCTGGTGAAATCAATGGAGTAAAGTTTGTAAATGACTCCAAAGCGACAAACGTTGATTCGGTGTTCTATGCTTTGGATAGCTTTACAGAGCCGCTTATCTGGATAGCAGGTGGTTTGGATAAAGGCAATGAGTATGGACAGATTGAGCAGTTGGTAAAAGATAAAGTGAAAGCTTTGGTTTGTATGGGAAAAGATAACTCAAAATTAGTTGAGTTTTTCTCGGGCAAAATTCAAAAGCTTGAAGATACAGACAATGTAAAGGATGCCGTTCAAAAGGCATTTGCATTGGCGAATAAAGGAGATGTTGTTTTACTTTCTCCAGCCTGCGCGAGTTTTGATCTGTTTAAAAACTATGAAGATAGAGGAGAGAAGTTTAAGGCGCAGGTGCTTGAGTTAAAAAAAGAAGTTATAAAGAATTAA
- the mraY gene encoding phospho-N-acetylmuramoyl-pentapeptide-transferase has product MFYYLFNYLEREFDFFGAGVFRYISFRAGMAMIFSLFIAMFFGPKMINFLRRQQIGETIRDLGLHGQMEKKGTPTMGGIIIIAAIMIPALLFAKVDNVYVILLLISTVWMGLIGFLDDYIKVFKKNKEGLQGKFKIIGQIGLGLIVGLTLYFNDHVVVRTYLNPAIRNSDGLISSKFVDEKSMITTIPFLKNNELDYSQLFGIFGEQFIWVFYVVLVIFIITAVSNGANITDGIDGLAAGSSAIIGVALAIFAYVSGNAIFADYLNIMYIPNSGEMVIFVAAFVGACIGFLWVNSYPAQVFMGDTGSLTLGGIIGVLAISIRKELLIPVLCGIFLVENLSVLIQVSYFKYTKKKYGEGRRIFLMSPLHHHYQKKGMHEAKIVTRFWIVGILLAILTLATLKLR; this is encoded by the coding sequence ATGTTCTATTATCTTTTTAATTATTTAGAAAGGGAATTCGACTTCTTCGGAGCCGGAGTTTTCAGATACATCTCGTTTAGGGCTGGAATGGCAATGATTTTCTCATTGTTCATCGCCATGTTTTTTGGTCCTAAGATGATCAATTTTCTGAGAAGGCAGCAGATAGGCGAGACAATCAGGGATCTAGGTCTTCATGGACAAATGGAGAAAAAGGGAACACCAACGATGGGTGGTATCATCATCATAGCCGCCATCATGATTCCTGCACTTCTCTTTGCAAAAGTAGATAACGTTTATGTGATTTTACTTCTGATCTCAACTGTATGGATGGGACTTATCGGATTTCTGGATGACTACATAAAAGTATTTAAAAAGAATAAAGAAGGTCTTCAGGGTAAATTCAAAATTATCGGACAGATAGGATTGGGTCTTATTGTAGGATTGACGCTTTATTTCAATGATCATGTAGTTGTAAGAACATATCTGAATCCTGCAATTAGAAATTCAGACGGATTGATCTCATCAAAATTTGTGGATGAAAAATCAATGATCACCACGATCCCTTTCCTGAAAAACAATGAGCTTGATTATTCTCAGTTGTTCGGAATTTTCGGAGAACAGTTTATCTGGGTGTTTTATGTTGTGCTTGTAATCTTTATTATCACAGCAGTATCTAATGGGGCTAACATCACTGATGGTATAGATGGACTTGCTGCAGGATCTTCAGCGATTATCGGTGTTGCTCTTGCAATTTTTGCATATGTATCCGGTAACGCAATTTTCGCTGATTACTTAAATATCATGTATATCCCTAATAGTGGTGAAATGGTAATTTTCGTCGCCGCCTTTGTAGGAGCTTGTATAGGTTTTCTTTGGGTCAACTCTTATCCTGCTCAGGTATTTATGGGAGATACAGGAAGTTTAACTCTTGGAGGTATTATCGGAGTACTGGCAATTTCAATCAGAAAGGAACTATTAATACCGGTGCTTTGCGGAATTTTCCTTGTGGAAAATTTATCCGTTTTAATCCAGGTAAGTTACTTCAAATATACCAAGAAAAAATACGGAGAAGGTAGGAGGATATTCTTGATGTCTCCGCTTCACCACCATTATCAAAAGAAAGGAATGCATGAAGCGAAGATCGTTACAAGGTTCTGGATTGTTGGAATTCTCTTGGCAATATTAACATTAGCTACATTAAAGCTTAGATAG
- a CDS encoding FtsL-like putative cell division protein → MAENTPKQQNQQREEKKNLFSMMGNAIKIDKIFEEGLPVKYLPYVLYITGIIIFYIGNTHYSDKTVRRMGKLKAEVDDLRADYTTLKADLMYYSKQSEVAKKVSQIGLEESSVPPYKIILKDGEY, encoded by the coding sequence ATGGCAGAAAATACTCCTAAACAACAGAATCAGCAAAGGGAAGAAAAGAAAAATCTGTTTTCTATGATGGGCAATGCCATCAAGATTGATAAGATTTTTGAGGAGGGCTTACCTGTAAAATATCTGCCATATGTACTTTATATAACTGGTATAATCATTTTCTACATCGGTAATACGCACTATTCGGACAAGACAGTAAGACGAATGGGAAAGCTGAAGGCAGAAGTAGATGATCTTAGAGCTGATTATACCACATTGAAGGCTGACTTAATGTATTACAGCAAACAGTCAGAAGTTGCGAAAAAGGTAAGTCAGATAGGATTAGAAGAAAGTTCAGTACCACCATATAAAATTATTTTAAAAGACGGTGAATATTAA